Proteins found in one Geomonas subterranea genomic segment:
- a CDS encoding tetratricopeptide repeat protein, with protein MLLVAVVLACLIVPSVSFADSDEASMFAQASSHYKENSYYFASTWLERILKKFPATPQREEVLAMLAKCYASTSREDKAVRTLKTLLKDFPKAAEKLDPALLKMVQEPSQQPPQLVEPVPAAPVTAVPVTAVPVTAVPAIAAADKAAAEKAAAEKAAAEKAAAEKAAAEKAAAEKAAAEKAAAEKAAAEKAAAEKAAAEKAAAEKALADNKAIAEKLAADRVAAQRVAAEEAAAETAGKAGSDQGATKLPIARPATIEEAVAERTAAIKAAVEKAAVEKAAVEKAAVEKAVAEKAAAEKAAAEKASAEKASAEKAAAEKASAEQAAAEQAAAEKAAAEKATASALPAGSASSELQTTSSAPAASATDGYTLDFGTFVLKSEMAGIKKKIKNAGMKPVVEPGPKRKEQMSRIHVGEYTEQKAAEKMLQKLRQAKAEHFMLQDKTGKFNVYAGSYFDKVGAVDEQLRLAGFGITTELRPMSVQVPTFNLTAGSFKSEEAAARKGAELEKAGVKPTVVQRHK; from the coding sequence ATGCTGTTAGTGGCAGTCGTACTGGCCTGTCTGATTGTTCCCTCCGTCTCGTTCGCGGACTCCGATGAGGCGTCCATGTTCGCGCAGGCGAGCAGCCACTACAAAGAGAACAGTTACTACTTCGCTTCCACTTGGCTGGAAAGAATTCTGAAGAAGTTTCCAGCCACTCCGCAACGGGAGGAAGTGCTGGCGATGTTGGCGAAGTGCTATGCCTCGACCTCGAGGGAGGACAAGGCCGTGCGCACGCTGAAAACGCTGCTGAAAGATTTCCCTAAGGCAGCGGAAAAGCTGGATCCGGCTCTGCTCAAGATGGTTCAGGAGCCGAGCCAGCAGCCGCCACAGCTTGTGGAACCTGTGCCTGCTGCTCCTGTGACTGCTGTTCCAGTGACTGCTGTTCCAGTGACTGCTGTTCCAGCAATTGCTGCTGCCGATAAAGCTGCCGCTGAGAAAGCTGCCGCTGAGAAAGCTGCCGCTGAGAAAGCTGCCGCCGAGAAAGCTGCCGCCGAGAAAGCTGCCGCCGAGAAAGCTGCCGCCGAGAAAGCTGCCGCTGAGAAAGCTGCCGCTGAGAAAGCTGCCGCTGAGAAGGCTGCCGCTGAGAAGGCTGCCGCTGAGAAGGCGCTAGCTGATAATAAGGCAATAGCTGAGAAATTGGCTGCAGACAGGGTAGCGGCACAAAGAGTAGCTGCTGAAGAGGCGGCCGCTGAAACGGCGGGCAAGGCGGGGAGCGATCAGGGCGCGACTAAGTTGCCGATTGCGAGGCCGGCCACCATCGAAGAGGCAGTGGCTGAGAGAACGGCAGCTATAAAGGCCGCAGTTGAGAAGGCCGCAGTTGAGAAAGCCGCAGTTGAGAAAGCCGCAGTTGAGAAAGCTGTCGCCGAGAAGGCTGCTGCCGAGAAGGCTGCTGCCGAGAAGGCCTCTGCCGAGAAGGCCTCTGCCGAGAAGGCTGCTGCTGAGAAGGCCTCTGCTGAGCAGGCTGCTGCTGAGCAGGCTGCAGCGGAGAAAGCTGCAGCGGAGAAAGCCACGGCTTCTGCTTTGCCAGCCGGTTCGGCCTCGTCCGAACTGCAAACGACGTCATCGGCACCTGCGGCTTCCGCCACAGATGGCTACACCCTCGACTTCGGTACCTTCGTACTGAAGTCTGAGATGGCGGGGATCAAGAAAAAAATCAAAAATGCCGGTATGAAGCCGGTAGTAGAGCCGGGGCCCAAGAGGAAGGAACAGATGAGCCGGATTCATGTCGGGGAGTACACGGAGCAGAAAGCGGCAGAGAAGATGCTGCAGAAGCTGCGCCAGGCGAAGGCCGAGCATTTCATGCTTCAGGACAAGACCGGGAAGTTCAACGTATATGCGGGATCGTACTTCGACAAAGTCGGTGCGGTAGACGAACAGCTTCGGTTGGCCGGCTTCGGCATCACCACCGAACTCAGGCCGATGTCGGTTCAGGTCCCCACCTTCAACCTGACGGCAGGCTCTTTTAAGAGCGAGGAGGCCGCTGCCAGGAAGGGGGCCGAGTTGGAGAAGGCCGGCGTGAAACCGACGGTGGTGCAACGCCACAAATAG